A window of Thermodesulfovibrio thiophilus DSM 17215 contains these coding sequences:
- the gltX gene encoding glutamate--tRNA ligase, whose protein sequence is MVRVRFAPSPTGHLHIGGARTALFNWLFARHNNGNFILRIEDTDRSRSTEEYIESIIEALKWLGLDWDEGPFRQTDRMEIYQKIAYKLLEEGKAYRCYCSPQELEERRQRALKEGKTPRYDRRCRSLTEVLDKPFAIRFKMPFEGETYVDDLVKGRVIFKNSEIEDLVILRSDGTPTYNFCVVVDDFDMKITHVIRGEDHLNNTPKQIHIYHALGMELPAFAHIPMILGADKSRLSKRHGATAVLSYRDEGYLPEALVNYLVRLGWSYGDQEIFTREELIKYFSLENVGKANAVFNPEKLLWLNSEYIKLTDEAMLFEKVKPFLIKEGYLKENESVDISWACKAIKSLKERCRTLQELAHAMRYYLLDYVDIDLKAKAKYINSDSIPILKEVTEKLASLDEFTQPNIEKIFMDMVNKKNLKLGQVAQPVRVVITGSTVSPGIYEVLEILGKEKAIKRLRRVIDVS, encoded by the coding sequence GTGGTAAGAGTTAGATTTGCACCGAGTCCAACAGGACATCTACATATTGGAGGAGCAAGAACTGCTCTTTTTAACTGGCTTTTTGCAAGGCATAACAATGGAAACTTTATCTTGAGAATTGAAGATACAGACAGGTCTCGTTCAACAGAAGAGTATATTGAATCAATTATTGAGGCATTGAAATGGCTTGGTCTTGACTGGGATGAAGGACCATTCAGACAGACTGATAGGATGGAAATATATCAGAAGATAGCTTATAAGCTTCTTGAAGAAGGCAAAGCATATCGTTGTTACTGCAGTCCTCAGGAGCTTGAAGAAAGAAGGCAAAGGGCTTTAAAAGAAGGCAAAACTCCAAGATATGATCGTAGATGTCGAAGTCTAACAGAAGTTCTTGATAAACCATTTGCAATTCGGTTTAAAATGCCCTTTGAAGGAGAGACATATGTGGATGATCTTGTTAAAGGCAGGGTAATATTTAAAAATAGCGAGATTGAAGACCTTGTAATTCTAAGAAGTGATGGAACTCCCACATACAATTTCTGCGTTGTTGTTGATGACTTTGATATGAAAATTACTCATGTAATAAGAGGAGAGGATCACCTTAATAACACTCCAAAACAGATCCATATTTATCATGCGCTTGGCATGGAACTTCCTGCTTTTGCTCATATTCCAATGATTCTTGGTGCTGACAAATCACGTTTAAGTAAAAGGCATGGAGCAACGGCTGTTCTTTCTTACAGAGATGAGGGATACCTTCCAGAGGCTCTTGTTAATTATCTTGTTCGTCTGGGTTGGTCATATGGTGACCAGGAAATATTCACAAGAGAGGAATTGATTAAATATTTCAGCCTGGAAAATGTTGGAAAGGCAAACGCCGTTTTTAATCCTGAAAAACTGTTATGGTTAAACAGTGAGTATATCAAACTTACAGATGAAGCAATGCTTTTTGAAAAGGTCAAACCTTTTTTGATAAAAGAAGGGTATTTAAAGGAAAACGAATCAGTAGATATAAGCTGGGCATGTAAGGCCATAAAATCTCTCAAAGAAAGATGTAGAACCCTTCAAGAACTTGCGCATGCTATGAGATATTATCTTCTTGATTATGTTGATATTGATTTAAAGGCAAAAGCCAAGTATATAAACTCTGATTCAATTCCGATACTTAAGGAGGTTACAGAGAAACTTGCATCACTTGATGAATTCACTCAACCAAATATTGAAAAGATCTTCATGGACATGGTGAATAAGAAAAATTTAAAGCTTGGTCAAGTAGCTCAACCAGTGAGAGTTGTAATAACTGGAAGCACTGTAAGTCCGGGAATATACGAAGTTTTAGAAATTTTAGGTAAGGAAAAAGCGATTAAGAGGTTAAGGAGGGTTATAGATGTCTCTTGA
- a CDS encoding Trm112 family protein produces MSLDKELLEIIVCPKCKNDLIYEQEKERLVCIKCNVYYPVREDIPILLIDEAKPLGREYLVQ; encoded by the coding sequence ATGTCTCTTGATAAAGAATTGCTTGAAATTATAGTTTGTCCAAAATGCAAGAATGATTTAATTTATGAACAGGAAAAAGAAAGGCTTGTCTGTATAAAATGCAATGTTTACTATCCAGTGAGAGAAGATATTCCTATTCTTTTAATTGATGAGGCTAAGCCACTTGGTAGAGAATATTTAGTTCAATAG
- a CDS encoding 23S rRNA (pseudouridine(1915)-N(3))-methyltransferase RlmH: MYRIKILYPGKTKIRFIKEGIEHYFKLLYAYAKIDIIELKEAHGERQKVIQEESKTILNRVKNEFILLHESGQLFNSIEFAKLIKNKSFHQFVIGGTYGVNDEVSNASELIVSLSPLTFTHELTRLILLEQIYRAMTIIHGKSYHY; the protein is encoded by the coding sequence TTGTATAGAATAAAAATTCTCTATCCAGGTAAAACAAAAATCAGGTTTATTAAAGAAGGTATAGAACACTATTTTAAGCTACTATATGCCTATGCGAAAATTGATATCATCGAACTTAAAGAAGCACATGGAGAAAGACAAAAGGTCATACAGGAAGAATCGAAAACCATACTAAATAGAGTAAAAAATGAATTTATTCTTCTTCATGAATCCGGTCAATTATTTAATTCTATAGAGTTTGCAAAATTAATAAAAAATAAATCATTTCATCAATTTGTTATTGGTGGAACTTATGGAGTAAATGATGAAGTTTCTAATGCATCAGAATTAATAGTTTCCCTTTCACCATTAACATTTACTCACGAGCTGACAAGACTCATATTGCTTGAGCAGATTTACAGAGCAATGACAATTATTCATGGAAAAAGCTACCACTATTGA